A genomic stretch from Streptococcus oralis includes:
- the arcA gene encoding arginine deiminase — translation MSSHPIQVFSEIGKLKKVMLHRPGKELENLLPDYLERLLFDDIPFLEDAQKEHDAFAQALRDEGIEVLYLEQLAAESLTSPEIRDQFIEEYLDEANIRGRQTKAAIRELLHGIKDNQELVEKTMAGVQKVELPEIPEEAKGLTDLVESDYPFAIDPMPNLYFTRDPFATIGNAVSLNHMYADTRNRETLYGKYIFKHHPIYGGKVELVYNREEDTRIEGGDELVLSKDVLAVGISQRTDAASIEKLLVNIFKKNVGFKKVLAFEFANNRKFMHLDTVFTMVDYDKFTIHPEIEGDLRVYSVTYEDEKLKIVEEKGDLAELLAKNLGVEKVHLIRCGGGNIVAAAREQWNDGSNTLTIAPGVVVVYARNTITNKILEEYGLRLIKIRGSELVRGRGGPRCMSMPFEREEV, via the coding sequence ATGTCTTCACATCCAATTCAGGTATTCTCAGAAATTGGGAAACTGAAAAAAGTTATGTTGCACCGTCCAGGCAAAGAGTTGGAAAACTTGTTGCCGGACTATCTCGAAAGGCTTCTTTTTGATGACATTCCATTCTTGGAAGATGCTCAAAAAGAACATGACGCATTTGCTCAAGCTCTTCGTGATGAAGGAATTGAGGTCCTTTACCTAGAGCAATTGGCTGCTGAATCATTGACTTCCCCAGAAATCCGCGATCAATTTATCGAGGAATATTTAGACGAAGCCAACATCCGTGGTCGTCAAACCAAGGCGGCTATTCGTGAATTGCTTCACGGTATCAAGGACAATCAGGAATTGGTTGAAAAAACTATGGCAGGGGTTCAAAAAGTTGAATTGCCGGAAATTCCTGAAGAAGCAAAAGGCTTAACTGACTTGGTTGAGTCAGACTATCCATTTGCTATCGACCCAATGCCAAACCTCTACTTCACTCGCGACCCATTTGCAACTATTGGTAATGCCGTATCGCTTAACCACATGTATGCAGATACTCGTAACCGTGAAACTCTTTATGGTAAATACATTTTCAAACACCATCCAATCTATGGTGGAAAAGTAGAATTGGTCTACAACCGTGAAGAAGATACTCGTATTGAAGGTGGAGATGAGCTCGTTCTTTCTAAAGACGTTCTCGCAGTAGGTATTTCTCAACGTACAGACGCAGCTTCGATTGAAAAACTCTTGGTGAACATCTTCAAGAAAAATGTTGGCTTCAAGAAAGTATTGGCATTTGAATTTGCTAACAACCGTAAATTCATGCACTTGGATACTGTCTTCACCATGGTTGACTATGACAAGTTCACAATTCACCCAGAAATCGAAGGTGATCTTCGTGTGTACTCTGTCACTTATGAAGATGAAAAACTCAAGATTGTTGAAGAAAAAGGTGACTTAGCTGAACTTCTTGCAAAGAACCTCGGCGTAGAAAAAGTTCATTTGATCCGTTGCGGTGGTGGCAATATCGTAGCAGCTGCGCGTGAACAATGGAATGATGGCTCCAACACTTTGACAATCGCACCTGGTGTAGTCGTCGTTTATGCTCGCAATACCATTACCAATAAGATCCTAGAAGAATACGGGCTTCGCTTGATTAAGATTCGCGGAAGCGAATTGGTTCGGGGCCGTGGTGGACCTCGTTGTATGTCTATGCCATTTGAACGTGAAGAAGTATAA
- a CDS encoding GH92 family glycosyl hydrolase — MKPLLETIDTRFGTASKHAFSRGNTLPYTGVPFGMNYFVPQTSDQEGAWFFDPHLPIFQGIRLTHQPSPWIGDYSWLLLTPVTGQLGGDSLFHRQSSYDIEKASFQSHYLKIFSLRYQIESQLTPTCYGASIRLEQKQGKVLSLYLHAADELTVEQIDKRTLALRQEGKTETNKNPLILFTALQMNTDILAITQEEGDWRIDLASSQAEIQLGTSFISPSQALVNLPQEDFDSCKENAQADWENLLHRFDVIETGEADRTFFDHCLYRLFLFPQTFYEVDESGQTIHMDLTTGTVKPGVLFSNNGFWDTFRTTFPLFALVIPEHYRLFVEGFLNSYHDTGFLPKWLAPDERGMMPGTLLDGIIADSACKDMAPDLEKELLQAMLETASKSDSLGINGRHGLAQYQELGYLSTDHHESVSHTLDYAYSDFCIASCAEKLGKREIAETYMSASQNYRHLFDAETGYMRARDSQGNFRTDFSPYSWGRDYAECSAIQATLGVLHDIPGLRQLMGGKEAFSHYLLKSCQDAPLFETTGYGYEIHEMSEMATAPFGQIAISNQPSLHIPYLFRYSNYPDYTALLIKTLRQKAFRPSWEAYPGDEDNGSLSAWYIWSALGFYPTYPGKPSYDLGIPLFDHLRIYLAKEGKWLDIHAEQNNSHFNFVKECRLDKTPVSSIQHQDLLKAEQLTFTLSWLPNH; from the coding sequence ATGAAACCACTACTTGAAACCATCGATACCCGCTTTGGTACTGCTAGCAAGCATGCCTTCTCTCGGGGAAATACTCTGCCTTATACAGGCGTACCTTTTGGGATGAATTATTTTGTGCCTCAGACCAGTGACCAGGAGGGAGCTTGGTTCTTCGATCCGCATCTGCCCATCTTTCAGGGGATTCGATTGACCCATCAACCAAGTCCTTGGATTGGCGACTATTCTTGGCTACTCCTAACACCTGTCACAGGCCAGCTTGGGGGAGACAGTCTCTTTCACCGCCAGTCTTCTTATGATATCGAAAAAGCCTCCTTCCAATCTCATTATCTGAAGATTTTCTCCCTGCGCTATCAGATTGAAAGCCAACTGACACCGACTTGCTATGGCGCTTCTATTCGTTTGGAGCAAAAGCAAGGCAAAGTCCTCTCCCTCTATCTTCACGCAGCAGATGAACTTACAGTAGAACAAATAGATAAGCGGACTCTTGCCCTGCGTCAAGAGGGAAAAACAGAGACCAACAAAAATCCGCTGATACTGTTTACTGCTCTACAAATGAATACGGATATTCTTGCTATCACACAAGAAGAGGGAGACTGGCGAATTGACTTAGCAAGCAGTCAAGCCGAGATTCAACTAGGCACTTCTTTCATATCCCCTTCTCAAGCTCTAGTCAATCTACCTCAAGAAGATTTTGATAGCTGTAAAGAAAATGCCCAAGCGGACTGGGAAAATCTCCTCCATCGTTTTGACGTTATAGAGACAGGAGAAGCCGACCGAACCTTCTTTGACCACTGCCTCTACAGACTCTTCCTATTTCCTCAGACTTTTTATGAGGTTGATGAGTCAGGGCAAACTATCCATATGGACCTGACTACTGGTACTGTCAAGCCCGGTGTCCTCTTTAGCAACAATGGCTTCTGGGATACCTTCCGCACTACCTTCCCCCTCTTTGCCCTTGTCATACCAGAGCATTATCGTCTCTTTGTAGAAGGCTTTCTCAATAGCTACCACGATACCGGATTTCTTCCAAAATGGTTGGCTCCAGATGAACGTGGCATGATGCCTGGTACCCTTTTAGACGGCATTATCGCAGATAGCGCCTGCAAGGACATGGCCCCCGACCTAGAAAAAGAACTCCTCCAAGCCATGCTTGAAACAGCCAGCAAGTCCGACTCTCTCGGCATCAATGGTCGCCATGGACTAGCCCAATACCAAGAACTGGGCTACCTCTCTACCGACCACCACGAAAGCGTTAGCCATACCCTAGACTACGCCTATAGTGACTTTTGTATCGCCAGCTGTGCCGAAAAACTAGGGAAAAGAGAAATAGCTGAGACCTACATGTCTGCATCACAAAATTACCGCCATCTATTTGACGCTGAGACAGGTTACATGCGAGCGCGTGATAGTCAAGGAAATTTCCGCACCGACTTCTCTCCTTATAGTTGGGGACGAGACTACGCCGAATGCTCTGCCATTCAAGCGACTTTAGGCGTCTTACATGACATCCCAGGTTTGCGTCAACTCATGGGCGGAAAAGAAGCATTTAGCCACTATCTTTTGAAATCCTGTCAGGACGCTCCTCTCTTTGAAACCACCGGCTATGGTTACGAGATTCATGAAATGAGCGAGATGGCTACCGCTCCTTTTGGGCAAATCGCCATTTCCAACCAGCCTAGCCTCCACATCCCTTATCTCTTCCGCTACAGCAACTACCCTGACTACACTGCTCTACTCATCAAAACCTTGCGTCAGAAAGCCTTTCGCCCAAGCTGGGAAGCCTATCCTGGCGATGAGGACAATGGCAGTCTCTCGGCTTGGTACATTTGGTCAGCTCTTGGTTTTTATCCGACCTATCCGGGCAAGCCCAGCTACGATCTCGGAATCCCTCTCTTTGACCACCTCCGTATCTACCTGGCTAAAGAAGGTAAATGGCTGGATATCCATGCCGAGCAAAACAACAGTCATTTCAACTTTGTCAAAGAATGTCGATTGGACAAGACCCCAGTATCTAGTATCCAACACCAAGACCTCTTGAAAGCTGAGCAACTAACCTTCACTCTCAGCTGGTTACCAAACCACTAA
- a CDS encoding glycoside hydrolase family 125 protein yields MIYSKEIVRKWLDEVAERAKDHPEWVDVFERCYTDTLDNTVEILEDGSTFVLTGDIPAMWLRDSTAQLRPYLHVAKRDPLLRQTIAGLVKRQMTLILKDPYANSFNIEENWKGHHETDHTDLNGWIWERKYEVDSLCYPLQLAYLLWKETGETSQFDETFVAATKEILHLWTVEQDHKNSPYRFVRDTDRKEDTLVNDGFGPDFAVTGMTWSAFRPSDDCCQYSYLIPSNMFAVVVLGYVQEIFAAFVLDDSESIIADAKRLQSEIQEGIENYAYTTNSKGEKIYAFEVDGLGNASIMDDPNVPSLLAAPYLGYCDVNDEVYQATRRTILSPENPYFYEGEYASGLGSSHTFYRYVWPIALSIQGLTTSDKAEKKYLLDQLVACDGGTGVMHESFHVDDPTLYSREWFSWANMMFCELVLDYLDIR; encoded by the coding sequence ATGATTTATTCGAAAGAAATTGTTAGAAAATGGTTGGATGAAGTAGCAGAGCGTGCCAAGGACCATCCGGAGTGGGTGGATGTCTTTGAGCGTTGCTATACAGACACCTTGGACAATACGGTTGAAATCTTAGAAGATGGCTCAACTTTTGTCTTGACTGGGGATATTCCTGCCATGTGGCTTCGGGATTCGACAGCCCAACTCAGACCCTACCTTCATGTGGCTAAAAGAGATCCTCTCTTGCGTCAGACCATTGCAGGTTTGGTCAAGCGTCAGATGACCTTGATTCTCAAGGATCCGTATGCTAACTCCTTTAACATTGAGGAAAACTGGAAGGGTCACCATGAGACTGACCACACAGACCTTAATGGCTGGATTTGGGAGCGCAAGTACGAGGTGGACTCGCTTTGCTATCCTTTGCAGTTGGCTTATCTCCTTTGGAAAGAGACTGGGGAGACCAGTCAGTTTGATGAGACTTTTGTCGCAGCGACCAAGGAAATTCTCCATCTTTGGACAGTGGAACAAGACCACAAGAATTCACCTTATCGTTTTGTCCGCGACACAGATCGAAAAGAAGATACTTTGGTAAATGATGGCTTTGGACCTGACTTTGCAGTGACAGGTATGACCTGGTCAGCTTTTCGTCCGAGTGATGACTGCTGTCAGTATAGTTATTTGATTCCGTCCAATATGTTTGCCGTAGTTGTCTTGGGTTATGTGCAAGAAATCTTTGCAGCATTTGTCCTAGATGATAGCGAGAGTATTATCGCAGATGCTAAGCGTCTCCAGTCTGAAATCCAAGAAGGGATTGAAAACTACGCCTATACCACTAACAGCAAGGGCGAAAAGATTTACGCCTTTGAAGTGGACGGTCTAGGAAATGCTAGCATCATGGATGATCCAAACGTACCAAGTCTGCTGGCGGCGCCTTATCTGGGCTACTGCGATGTCAACGATGAAGTGTATCAGGCAACTCGTCGTACCATTCTAAGCCCTGAAAATCCATATTTCTACGAAGGAGAATATGCTAGTGGTCTCGGAAGTTCTCATACCTTTTATCGCTATGTCTGGCCGATTGCCCTCTCTATCCAAGGCTTGACAACAAGTGATAAGGCAGAGAAAAAATACTTGCTGGATCAGCTGGTTGCCTGCGATGGTGGTACAGGTGTCATGCACGAAAGCTTCCACGTGGATGACCCAACGCTTTACTCTCGTGAATGGTTCTCCTGGGCCAACATGATGTTCTGTGAATTGGTCTTGGATTACCTAGATATTCGCTAG
- the argF gene encoding ornithine carbamoyltransferase codes for MTHSVFQGRSFLAEKDFTRAELEYLIGLSAHLKDLKKRNIQHHYLAGKNIALLFEKTSTRTRAAFTTAAIDLGAHPEYLGANDIQLGKKESTEDTAKVLGRMFDGIEFRGFSQCMVEELAEFSGVPVWNGLTDEWHPTQMLADYLTVQENFGRLEGLTLVYCGDGRNNVANSLLVTGAILGVNVHIFSPKELFPEKEIVELAEGFAKESGAHVLITEDADEAVKGADVLYTDVWVSMGEEDKFAERVALLKPYQVNMDLVKKAGNENLIFLHCLPAFHDTHTVYGKDVAEKFGVEEMEVTDEVFRSKYARHFDQAENRMHTIKAVMAATLGNLYIPKV; via the coding sequence ATGACACATTCAGTATTCCAAGGACGTAGCTTCTTAGCAGAAAAAGACTTTACTCGCGCAGAGTTAGAATACCTTATCGGTCTTTCAGCTCACTTGAAGGATTTGAAAAAACGCAATATCCAACACCACTACCTTGCTGGTAAAAATATCGCTCTCCTGTTTGAAAAAACTTCTACTCGTACACGTGCAGCCTTTACAACTGCAGCTATTGACCTTGGTGCTCATCCAGAATACCTCGGAGCAAATGACATTCAGTTAGGTAAAAAAGAATCTACTGAAGATACTGCAAAAGTTTTGGGTCGTATGTTTGACGGGATTGAATTCCGCGGCTTCAGCCAATGTATGGTTGAAGAATTGGCAGAATTCTCAGGTGTTCCAGTATGGAATGGTCTAACTGACGAATGGCACCCAACTCAAATGCTCGCTGACTATTTGACAGTTCAAGAAAACTTTGGTCGTTTGGAAGGCTTGACATTGGTATACTGTGGTGATGGACGTAACAACGTTGCCAACAGCTTGCTGGTAACAGGTGCTATCCTTGGTGTTAACGTTCACATCTTCTCACCAAAAGAACTCTTCCCAGAAAAAGAAATCGTTGAATTGGCTGAAGGATTTGCTAAAGAAAGTGGTGCACATGTTCTCATCACTGAAGATGCTGACGAAGCAGTTAAAGGCGCAGACGTTCTTTACACAGACGTTTGGGTATCTATGGGTGAAGAAGACAAATTCGCAGAACGCGTTGCACTTTTGAAACCTTACCAAGTCAATATGGACTTAGTGAAAAAAGCAGGCAACGAAAACTTGATCTTCTTGCACTGTTTACCCGCATTCCACGACACTCACACTGTTTACGGTAAAGATGTTGCTGAAAAATTTGGCGTAGAAGAAATGGAAGTAACAGACGAAGTCTTCCGCAGCAAGTATGCTCGTCACTTTGACCAAGCAGAAAACCGTATGCACACTATCAAAGCTGTTATGGCCGCTACTCTTGGAAATCTCTACATTCCTAAAGTATAA
- a CDS encoding alpha-L-fucosidase — protein MTKIKPHGPLPSQAQLDYLEDGLAAFIHFGPNTFYDQEWGSGQENPKRFNPNKLDAREWVRVLKETGFKKLILVVKHHDGFVLYQTAHTDYSVKASPWRDGKGDLLLEVSKAATEFDMDLGVYLSPWDAHSPLYHVDREADYNAYYLAQLKEILSNPAYGNAGKFAEVWMDGARGEGAQKVNYEFETWFETIRDLQGDCLIFSTEGTSIRWIGNERGYAGDPLWQKVKPDQLGTEAELDYLQHGDPSGTLFSIGEADVSLRPGWFYHEDQDPKSLEELVEIYFHSVGRGTPLLLNIPPNKDGLFDEKDIQRLYEFAAYRNEIYKEDLALGAKVSGPALSPDFACHHLTDGRKASSWASDAELPIQLELDLGAPEAFDVIELREDLKLGQRIAAFHVQVELDGVWQEFGSGYTVGHKRLLRGSVVEAQKIRVTITETQALPLLTKISLYKTPSLSKKEAVQQLEFSEKSLAVTKGENAYFTVKRRESSTPLEAKISIQPGTGVHGVAYQDEIQVLMFQAGETEKRLTLPTLYFAGDKILDFYLNLTVEGQLIDQLQVQVS, from the coding sequence ATGACGAAAATAAAACCACATGGACCATTACCAAGTCAGGCCCAGCTGGATTATTTAGAGGATGGACTAGCTGCCTTTATCCATTTTGGCCCCAATACCTTTTATGACCAGGAATGGGGAAGTGGGCAAGAGAATCCTAAGCGTTTTAACCCGAACAAGTTGGATGCGCGTGAATGGGTTCGAGTGCTCAAAGAAACAGGTTTTAAAAAGCTGATTTTGGTGGTTAAGCACCACGATGGTTTTGTGCTCTACCAGACAGCCCATACAGATTATTCGGTCAAGGCTAGCCCTTGGAGGGATGGAAAGGGGGATTTGCTTCTCGAAGTTTCCAAAGCTGCGACTGAGTTTGACATGGATTTGGGAGTGTATTTGTCTCCTTGGGATGCCCATAGTCCCCTCTATCATGTGGACCGAGAAGCGGACTACAATGCCTACTATCTAGCTCAATTGAAGGAAATCTTGTCAAATCCTGCCTATGGTAATGCCGGGAAGTTCGCTGAGGTGTGGATGGATGGTGCTCGAGGCGAAGGGGCCCAGAAAGTCAACTATGAGTTTGAAACTTGGTTTGAAACCATTCGTGACTTGCAGGGCGATTGTTTGATTTTCTCAACTGAAGGGACCAGTATCCGCTGGATTGGAAATGAACGAGGCTATGCAGGGGATCCCTTGTGGCAAAAAGTCAAGCCAGACCAGTTAGGAACAGAAGCGGAATTAGATTATCTACAGCACGGAGACCCCTCTGGGACGCTATTTTCAATCGGGGAGGCAGATGTATCCCTTCGACCAGGTTGGTTTTACCATGAGGATCAGGACCCCAAGTCTCTCGAGGAATTGGTCGAAATCTACTTTCACTCAGTAGGGCGGGGTACACCACTCTTGCTTAATATTCCGCCTAATAAAGATGGGCTCTTTGATGAAAAGGATATCCAGCGTCTCTATGAATTTGCTGCCTACCGTAACGAGATCTATAAAGAAGATTTGGCTCTGGGAGCCAAGGTATCTGGTCCGGCTCTATCGCCAGACTTTGCCTGTCATCATCTGACAGATGGACGGAAGGCCAGTTCTTGGGCAAGTGATGCAGAGTTGCCAATCCAATTAGAGCTCGATTTAGGAGCTCCTGAAGCTTTTGATGTGATTGAGCTGAGGGAAGATTTGAAGCTAGGGCAACGCATCGCTGCTTTCCATGTTCAGGTAGAGTTGGATGGTGTTTGGCAGGAGTTTGGATCTGGTTATACTGTTGGCCACAAACGTCTCTTACGAGGATCAGTCGTTGAGGCGCAAAAGATTCGTGTGACCATTACAGAGACACAGGCTTTGCCTTTGTTGACCAAGATTTCACTTTATAAAACACCTAGCTTGTCAAAAAAAGAAGCTGTTCAGCAACTAGAGTTCTCAGAAAAAAGTCTGGCTGTGACCAAGGGAGAAAATGCCTATTTTACAGTTAAGCGCAGAGAATCTAGTACTCCTTTAGAAGCTAAGATTTCGATTCAACCAGGGACGGGTGTGCATGGTGTCGCTTATCAGGATGAGATTCAAGTCCTTATGTTTCAAGCTGGTGAGACTGAAAAAAGGCTGACGCTACCAACCTTGTATTTTGCAGGAGATAAAATCCTTGATTTTTATCTGAATTTGACGGTAGAGGGGCAGCTTATTGATCAACTTCAAGTTCAAGTTTCATAA